A single region of the Bifidobacterium asteroides DSM 20089 genome encodes:
- a CDS encoding DsbA family protein, translating into MSKGKQNRKAALKAQEEARRLQEAKERRQQTTIGVIVTVALIILIALGGFLYWRSHRPVKTQDLGQAHQAVAKVKEKPSAANDQGGFLISSQGLNKPVAKAPTVEIYMDFMCPGCGALHRGLDSTLTGLVDAGQINLVIYPMSFMDRLSTDNYSTRTGTATIYVAQHDPDHLLPFIANLYAKDFQPDESDYHPVSNDKIRQQAIKAGVDPKVADQALKGHYRDWIKAMDAYTPLRKELWNPSGSNKGQMTTPTVRINGNYWELGNLSRAGLDYSSGLLKALGLDQSKVGVKGAMPAIGASGHPRSLD; encoded by the coding sequence ATGTCCAAGGGCAAGCAGAACCGCAAGGCCGCGCTCAAGGCCCAGGAAGAGGCCCGTCGGCTCCAGGAGGCCAAGGAACGCCGCCAGCAGACCACAATCGGCGTCATCGTCACCGTGGCGCTCATCATCCTGATCGCTCTGGGCGGATTCCTCTACTGGCGCAGCCATCGCCCGGTCAAGACCCAGGACCTGGGGCAGGCCCATCAGGCCGTCGCAAAGGTCAAGGAAAAGCCCTCGGCCGCCAATGACCAGGGCGGCTTCCTGATCAGCTCCCAGGGACTCAACAAGCCGGTGGCCAAGGCTCCGACCGTGGAGATCTACATGGACTTCATGTGCCCAGGCTGCGGCGCCCTGCATCGCGGGTTGGACTCCACACTGACCGGTCTGGTGGATGCCGGCCAAATCAACCTGGTCATCTACCCCATGAGCTTCATGGACCGGCTCTCCACGGACAACTACTCGACCAGGACGGGCACGGCAACCATCTACGTGGCACAGCACGATCCGGACCACCTACTGCCCTTCATCGCCAACCTCTACGCCAAGGACTTCCAACCGGACGAATCCGACTACCACCCCGTCAGCAACGACAAAATCCGTCAGCAGGCCATCAAGGCCGGGGTTGATCCCAAGGTTGCCGACCAGGCGCTCAAGGGCCACTACCGGGACTGGATCAAGGCCATGGACGCCTATACCCCCCTGCGCAAGGAACTCTGGAATCCCTCCGGTTCCAATAAGGGACAGATGACCACGCCCACGGTTCGCATCAACGGCAATTACTGGGAGCTGGGCAACCTGTCCCGGGCGGGCTTGGACTACAGTTCGGGCCTGCTCAAGGCTCTGGGTCTGGACCAGTCCAAGGTGGGCGTCAAGGGAGCCATGCCGGCCATCGGCGCCTCCGGCCATCCGCGCTCACTGGACTGA
- a CDS encoding G5 domain-containing protein: MARRWTPRRFIVLRRIRVVSCALLVVLAMILTFGVTARKSVALSVNGQTKMVTTYAYSVDGLLRQQGIKVKTHDLVDSTSGGQLRNHAAVTVRSAYQTTIVIQGQRVPFWTTATSMDQLLGFFEENRRQAMKVTVDVGNIYNQLTGGLVINQAGPVTVIADGKTSVAPDGKLPAASILDSKGIVLGKEDRVSVEHDQGATVLRVQRVTHGNTQRTIPIPFATRTVVDPSLAPGQTQVRQAGVVGQRLQTIQVTYVDGQAESEQVVKEETVAMPVDQVVAVGPDKPKEEQNSGQQSKEDTGKDSQQTQKTPSPSPSPSQDSQSATTPTPTPTQTKPPQTTQTTKPKQPSTPSPPKPENKPAPSPAPSPSPGGLWHASPELAQAYAGGAAAQRGWTGSQFNDLVTLWNKESSWLWYAQNPSSPAYGIPQANPGFKMAQFGANWRDDAAVQIDWGLYYIAQRYGSPSAAMSYWNVHHNY, encoded by the coding sequence ATGGCCAGACGCTGGACACCGCGGCGTTTCATCGTGCTCAGAAGGATTCGCGTGGTCTCCTGCGCCCTCCTGGTCGTTCTGGCAATGATCCTGACCTTCGGCGTTACTGCGCGCAAGAGCGTAGCGCTAAGCGTCAATGGGCAGACCAAGATGGTGACCACCTACGCCTACAGCGTGGACGGTCTGCTGCGCCAGCAGGGAATCAAGGTCAAGACCCACGACTTGGTTGATTCCACCTCCGGAGGCCAGCTGCGCAACCATGCGGCGGTCACCGTGCGCTCCGCCTACCAGACCACCATCGTCATCCAGGGCCAGCGGGTGCCCTTCTGGACCACGGCCACCAGCATGGACCAGCTGCTGGGATTCTTTGAGGAGAACCGCAGGCAGGCCATGAAGGTCACCGTGGATGTAGGCAACATCTATAACCAGCTGACCGGCGGTCTGGTCATCAACCAGGCAGGGCCGGTCACGGTCATAGCTGACGGGAAGACCTCGGTGGCCCCTGACGGCAAGCTCCCAGCCGCCTCCATCCTGGACTCCAAGGGCATCGTGCTGGGCAAGGAGGACCGGGTCAGCGTGGAGCATGACCAGGGCGCCACTGTGCTGCGGGTCCAACGGGTCACCCACGGAAACACTCAAAGAACAATCCCCATACCCTTCGCTACAAGGACCGTGGTCGACCCGAGCCTGGCGCCCGGTCAGACCCAGGTGCGACAGGCGGGCGTAGTCGGTCAACGGCTGCAGACCATACAGGTCACCTACGTGGACGGACAGGCCGAATCAGAGCAGGTGGTCAAAGAGGAGACCGTAGCCATGCCGGTGGATCAGGTGGTGGCCGTCGGTCCCGACAAGCCGAAAGAGGAACAGAACAGCGGGCAGCAGTCCAAGGAGGACACAGGCAAGGACTCCCAGCAGACGCAGAAGACGCCCTCTCCGAGCCCCTCGCCCAGCCAGGATTCGCAGTCGGCAACGACACCGACCCCTACGCCAACACAGACCAAGCCTCCGCAGACGACGCAGACAACCAAGCCGAAACAACCAAGCACACCGTCTCCACCTAAGCCCGAGAACAAACCAGCCCCGTCCCCAGCGCCGAGTCCATCTCCTGGCGGTCTTTGGCACGCCAGTCCTGAACTGGCCCAAGCCTATGCCGGGGGTGCAGCAGCCCAACGTGGATGGACGGGTTCGCAATTCAATGACCTGGTGACACTCTGGAACAAGGAGTCAAGCTGGCTCTGGTATGCCCAGAACCCCAGTTCACCCGCCTATGGCATTCCCCAGGCTAACCCTGGCTTCAAGATGGCGCAATTCGGAGCCAATTGGCGTGACGATGCTGCTGTCCAGATTGATTGGGGCCTCTACTACATCGCACAACGGTACGGCAGTCCTAGTGCGGCCATGAGCTACTGGAACGTACATCATAACTACTGA